The following coding sequences lie in one Vibrio casei genomic window:
- a CDS encoding alpha/beta family hydrolase has translation MNSDITLPITLVDGEDNTKVTVLLAHGAGAGMDHEFMADIAKQLSKHDIRVIRFNFPYMVKRAEDGKKCPPDRAPKLLADFEKKIVQYRQDSEHLFLAGKSMGGRMASHLVEHEAVTAVMCLGFPFHPPAKPENYKGEHLANVDKPILILQGERDTFGTKEECASFIFSESVKVDFIPDGDHSFKPRVRSGYTENANRALVVKKMVEFIQQQINMK, from the coding sequence ATGAATTCAGACATCACCCTACCCATAACTTTAGTTGATGGGGAAGACAATACGAAAGTGACGGTTCTTCTGGCGCATGGTGCTGGGGCGGGAATGGATCATGAATTTATGGCCGATATTGCGAAACAATTGTCAAAACATGATATTCGAGTTATCCGCTTTAATTTTCCTTATATGGTAAAACGAGCTGAAGATGGTAAGAAGTGCCCCCCGGATCGCGCCCCTAAATTATTAGCCGATTTTGAAAAAAAAATTGTTCAATATAGACAAGATTCTGAGCACTTATTCTTAGCTGGGAAATCAATGGGAGGGAGAATGGCAAGCCATTTGGTTGAACATGAAGCGGTTACCGCTGTTATGTGTTTAGGCTTTCCTTTTCATCCGCCAGCTAAACCTGAGAATTATAAAGGTGAGCATTTGGCAAACGTGGACAAACCCATTCTGATTTTACAAGGTGAGCGTGATACGTTTGGTACCAAAGAAGAATGTGCTAGTTTTATTTTTTCTGAGTCAGTCAAAGTGGATTTTATTCCTGATGGTGATCATAGTTTCAAGCCTCGGGTTCGCTCTGGGTATACTGAAAATGCGAACCGAGCCTTGGTTGTGAAAAAAATGGTTGAGTTCATTCAACAACAGATAAACATGAAGTAA
- the rlmM gene encoding 23S rRNA (cytidine(2498)-2'-O)-methyltransferase RlmM translates to MKHVLLYCRSGFEKECAGEIQDKANNLEVFGFPRVKKQSGYVVFECYQDGDADKLIKLIDFKALIFARQMMAVSEALTDLPSEDRISPILEAIEAQDKFPTCGDIRVETPDTNEAKELLKFCRKFTVPLRSAIRGKGYLYAKDNAKKPVLHVCFVAPGHCFVGYSLSQNNSQFFMGIPRLKFPSDAPSRSTLKLEEAFHVFIPKEELDERLAPGMWAVDLGACPGGWTYQLVKRSMFVHAVDNGAMAQSLMDTGQVKYHAADGFKFEPAKKNVTWLVCDMIEKPSRVAQLMGEWLIRGLAKEAIFNLKLPMKGRYDEVLEDIENLKIFFKENEIPFKLQAKHLYHDREEITVHVQILKNISPY, encoded by the coding sequence GTGAAACACGTATTACTCTACTGCCGTTCTGGTTTTGAAAAAGAATGTGCGGGCGAAATTCAAGACAAAGCCAATAACCTTGAGGTTTTTGGTTTTCCCCGAGTAAAAAAACAATCGGGTTACGTGGTGTTTGAGTGTTACCAAGATGGTGATGCGGATAAGCTCATTAAGTTAATCGATTTTAAGGCGTTAATTTTTGCTCGCCAAATGATGGCGGTTTCAGAGGCGTTAACAGATCTTCCGAGTGAAGACCGTATATCGCCAATTTTAGAGGCCATAGAAGCACAAGATAAATTCCCAACTTGTGGTGATATTCGTGTTGAAACGCCCGATACCAATGAAGCAAAAGAGCTGCTTAAATTCTGCCGTAAGTTTACCGTGCCACTGCGTAGTGCTATTCGTGGTAAAGGTTACTTATACGCAAAAGACAATGCTAAAAAACCAGTGTTGCATGTGTGTTTTGTCGCTCCGGGACATTGTTTTGTTGGTTATTCACTTTCTCAAAACAACTCACAATTTTTCATGGGCATTCCTCGTTTAAAATTTCCATCGGATGCACCAAGCCGCTCAACATTAAAATTGGAAGAAGCGTTTCATGTGTTTATTCCTAAAGAAGAGTTGGACGAGCGTTTAGCGCCGGGTATGTGGGCGGTAGATTTGGGCGCATGTCCGGGTGGTTGGACGTATCAATTGGTGAAACGTTCGATGTTTGTCCACGCGGTGGATAACGGAGCAATGGCACAAAGTTTAATGGATACGGGCCAAGTAAAATATCACGCTGCAGATGGTTTTAAGTTTGAACCTGCGAAAAAGAACGTGACGTGGTTAGTGTGTGACATGATTGAGAAGCCTTCGCGCGTCGCTCAATTGATGGGGGAGTGGTTGATCCGTGGTTTAGCTAAGGAGGCCATTTTTAACCTGAAATTACCCATGAAAGGTCGTTATGATGAAGTATTGGAAGACATTGAAAATCTGAAAATATTTTTTAAAGAAAATGAAATACCATTCAAACTTCAAGCTAAACATTTGTACCATGATCGTGAAGAAATTACGGTTCATGTGCAGATTTTAAAGAATATCTCACCGTATTAA
- a CDS encoding DUF423 domain-containing protein — protein MVIAQSKQESKKRCKCKGDKILAFAGLSGFITVGLGAFAAHGLSNILSETLLSVFKTGVQYQAWHTFALLACGILLLITAESSQGGKSLYNEKGRKGLASAGICFIIGIFCFSGSLYALALTGIKWFGPITPLGGLFFMIGWILFALSVLRLNKVTL, from the coding sequence ATGGTGATCGCTCAATCTAAGCAAGAATCTAAAAAAAGATGTAAATGCAAAGGAGATAAAATTCTCGCTTTTGCTGGCCTTTCTGGGTTTATTACGGTGGGACTGGGGGCATTTGCCGCTCATGGTCTATCTAATATTTTATCTGAAACGTTATTATCGGTATTCAAAACAGGTGTGCAATACCAAGCGTGGCATACCTTTGCGCTGTTAGCGTGTGGGATTTTATTATTGATAACGGCAGAGAGTTCACAAGGTGGGAAATCGCTCTATAATGAGAAGGGTCGTAAAGGACTGGCATCTGCTGGTATTTGCTTTATCATCGGCATCTTTTGTTTTAGTGGCAGTTTATATGCACTGGCATTAACTGGTATTAAGTGGTTTGGTCCAATTACGCCTCTTGGTGGTTTATTTTTTATGATTGGCTGGATCCTCTTTGCTCTATCCGTTTTACGACTAAATAAGGTGACACTGTGA
- the thiI gene encoding tRNA uracil 4-sulfurtransferase ThiI: protein MKFIVKPHPEIFVKSDSVRKRFTKILERNIRNIIQRQTESVAVFNRRDHIEVSSSSDEYFPQVLAILTQTPGIHHSLEVVQSDFSDMHDIYEQSLIQSRDLIEGKTFVVRVKRRGKHDFTSIDVERYVGGGLNQAVESAKVKLNKPEVTVNIEIDHDKLNQVVARHKGLGGFPLGTQEDVLSLISGGFDSGVSSYLHIKRGSKTHYCFFNLGGPAHEIGVKQVSHFLWNKYGSSAKVKFIAVDFEPVVAEILEKVDDGQMGVVLKRMFMRAGGMIAEKFGIEALVTGEALGQVSSQTLTNLRLIDNVTDTLILRPLINWDKEDIINVARDIGTEDFAKVMPEYCGVISKKPTVKAVKAKLEKEELNFDFDILEQVVTNARVMDIRDIEKESQEQAPEVEQVAEISAEAVVLDIRSPDEEDIHPLNIDGVEIKHLPFYKLATQFGDLDQSKEYLLYCERGVMSRLQALYLKDLGYPNVKVYRP from the coding sequence ATGAAGTTTATTGTTAAGCCCCATCCTGAAATTTTTGTTAAAAGTGATTCAGTGCGTAAGCGATTTACCAAAATTTTGGAACGCAATATTCGTAATATTATCCAACGTCAGACAGAATCTGTGGCGGTATTTAATCGTCGTGATCATATTGAAGTGAGCTCAAGCAGTGATGAATATTTTCCTCAGGTGCTGGCTATTCTGACGCAAACACCTGGAATTCATCACTCCTTAGAAGTCGTGCAGTCTGATTTTTCTGATATGCATGACATCTACGAGCAATCTTTAATTCAAAGCCGAGACTTAATTGAAGGTAAAACCTTCGTGGTTCGCGTTAAACGTCGTGGTAAGCACGACTTTACGTCTATTGATGTTGAACGTTATGTTGGTGGTGGTTTAAACCAAGCGGTTGAGTCGGCTAAGGTGAAGTTAAACAAGCCAGAAGTGACAGTGAACATTGAAATTGATCACGATAAACTCAATCAAGTAGTTGCTCGTCATAAAGGGTTAGGTGGCTTTCCTCTTGGAACACAAGAAGATGTATTAAGCTTAATTTCTGGTGGCTTTGATTCCGGCGTGTCGAGTTATTTACACATTAAACGTGGTTCGAAAACCCATTATTGTTTCTTTAACTTAGGTGGCCCTGCTCACGAAATTGGTGTGAAACAGGTATCGCATTTCTTATGGAATAAATACGGTTCATCGGCCAAAGTGAAATTTATTGCTGTGGATTTTGAACCTGTTGTCGCTGAAATTCTCGAGAAAGTTGATGATGGCCAAATGGGTGTGGTACTTAAACGAATGTTTATGCGCGCGGGCGGTATGATTGCCGAGAAGTTTGGTATTGAAGCGCTTGTGACAGGGGAAGCGTTGGGGCAGGTTTCTAGTCAGACATTAACCAACTTACGTTTAATTGATAATGTTACTGATACACTGATCCTTCGTCCTCTTATTAATTGGGATAAAGAAGACATCATTAATGTGGCTCGTGACATTGGTACGGAAGATTTTGCTAAAGTCATGCCTGAATATTGTGGTGTGATTTCTAAAAAGCCAACAGTGAAAGCGGTTAAAGCTAAACTTGAAAAAGAAGAATTGAATTTTGATTTCGATATTCTTGAACAAGTGGTTACTAATGCTCGTGTTATGGATATTCGTGACATTGAAAAAGAAAGCCAAGAACAAGCTCCAGAAGTTGAGCAAGTGGCTGAAATTTCTGCTGAAGCGGTGGTGTTAGATATTCGCAGCCCAGATGAAGAAGACATTCACCCACTAAATATTGATGGCGTTGAAATTAAACATCTTCCTTTCTATAAATTAGCAACACAGTTTGGCGATTTGGATCAGAGCAAGGAATACTTATTGTATTGTGAGCGTGGCGTGATGAGTCGCTTGCAAGCTTTGTATCTGAAAGATTTAGGTTATCCTAATGTGAAAGTGTATCGTCCATAA
- a CDS encoding transcriptional regulator GcvA, with product MARRLPPLNSLRVFEAAARYLSFTRAAEELFVTQAAVSHQVKALEEFLGIKLFRRRNRSLLLTEEGQSYFLDIKDIFTSISDATDKVLERSEKGALTISLTPSFAIQWLVPRLADFNAQEPDIDVRIKAVDMDEGLLSDDVDVAIYYGRGNWPGVRADKLYIECLIPVCSPQLLLGTKPLNSLDDLKQHTLLHDSSRKYWKQFMKEQNLEGVNVNHGPIFSHSTMVIQAAMHGQGIALVNNVLVQPDLDSGRLVQPFDEVLISKNAFYVVCDNKQADVGRVATFRDWMLSKAASEQDSLLEDEVLSE from the coding sequence ATGGCTAGACGTTTACCACCTTTGAATTCATTACGTGTGTTTGAAGCCGCTGCGCGTTACTTAAGCTTCACGCGAGCGGCGGAGGAGTTGTTTGTGACTCAAGCTGCGGTGAGCCACCAAGTTAAAGCATTGGAAGAGTTCTTAGGCATCAAACTATTTCGTCGTCGTAATCGCTCATTGTTGCTTACAGAAGAAGGCCAGAGCTATTTTTTAGACATTAAAGATATTTTCACGTCGATATCGGATGCGACGGATAAGGTTTTAGAGCGTAGTGAAAAAGGTGCGTTGACCATCAGTTTAACGCCAAGTTTTGCTATTCAGTGGTTAGTACCTCGTTTAGCGGATTTTAATGCTCAAGAGCCTGATATTGATGTTCGTATTAAAGCGGTCGATATGGATGAAGGGTTGTTGTCTGATGATGTCGACGTGGCGATTTATTACGGTCGAGGCAATTGGCCAGGTGTCCGTGCTGATAAATTGTATATTGAATGCTTGATTCCTGTTTGTTCACCGCAATTACTGCTTGGTACGAAACCATTAAACAGTCTAGATGATTTAAAGCAACACACTTTGTTACATGATAGTTCTCGTAAATACTGGAAACAGTTTATGAAAGAGCAAAATTTGGAAGGAGTGAATGTGAATCATGGTCCGATTTTTAGTCATTCAACCATGGTGATTCAAGCGGCGATGCATGGGCAAGGTATTGCCTTAGTCAATAATGTGCTTGTGCAGCCTGATTTAGATTCAGGACGTTTAGTGCAACCCTTTGATGAGGTATTAATCAGTAAGAATGCGTTTTATGTTGTGTGCGATAATAAACAAGCTGATGTAGGACGAGTGGCAACGTTTCGTGATTGGATGCTAAGTAAAGCCGCCAGTGAGCAAGATTCATTGTTGGAAGATGAGGTGTTATCAGAATGA
- the xseB gene encoding exodeoxyribonuclease VII small subunit, which translates to MANKKPENMSFEESLSELDSLVNQLENGDLDLEDALKKFERGISLARSSQMKLTEAEQRVEILLKDDDESKLVPFDLESDI; encoded by the coding sequence ATGGCTAATAAAAAACCTGAAAACATGAGCTTTGAAGAGTCCTTATCTGAACTAGACTCCTTAGTGAATCAACTTGAAAATGGCGATTTGGATCTTGAAGATGCATTGAAGAAATTCGAACGTGGTATTTCACTTGCTCGCTCTAGTCAAATGAAGCTGACAGAAGCAGAACAACGAGTTGAAATCCTATTAAAAGATGATGATGAATCAAAACTTGTTCCATTTGACCTAGAAAGCGACATTTAG
- the xni gene encoding flap endonuclease Xni: MSIHLVIIDALNLIRRVHSAQPDPTDIARTIETTSRTLNKIIKESQPTHMIAVFDHHLQNRGWRADVLPSYKEDRKPMPPALLTGLESIQTAWWELGIDSLLSDGDEADDLIATLACKVSSSGEKTTIISTDKGYCQLLSPNIQIRDYFQHRWLDAPFIEQEFGVKPQQLADYWGLVGISSSKVPGVPGIGPKAAKAILQQYHDIETAYTAEDLLSKYRKKLDEHIELARICKRIAALQTDMVLGFNLQDIRLERN; this comes from the coding sequence ATGTCGATTCATCTGGTGATCATTGATGCATTAAACCTAATTCGTCGAGTGCACTCTGCCCAACCCGATCCTACAGATATTGCTCGTACTATCGAAACAACCAGCCGTACCTTAAACAAAATCATTAAAGAATCTCAGCCGACCCACATGATTGCGGTTTTTGACCATCACTTACAAAACCGTGGATGGCGTGCTGACGTTTTACCGAGTTATAAAGAGGATAGGAAACCCATGCCACCCGCACTATTAACAGGACTTGAGAGTATTCAAACCGCGTGGTGGGAATTGGGTATTGATTCATTACTTTCTGATGGCGATGAAGCCGACGATTTAATTGCCACGCTTGCATGTAAAGTATCATCATCGGGAGAGAAAACCACCATTATCTCAACAGATAAAGGCTATTGCCAATTACTCTCGCCCAACATTCAGATTCGAGACTATTTTCAGCATCGTTGGTTAGATGCCCCTTTTATTGAACAAGAGTTTGGCGTAAAACCTCAACAACTTGCCGATTACTGGGGGCTAGTAGGCATAAGCTCAAGCAAAGTTCCGGGCGTGCCGGGTATCGGACCTAAAGCGGCCAAAGCGATTTTACAACAATACCATGATATTGAAACTGCCTACACAGCCGAAGACTTACTGTCTAAATATCGTAAAAAGCTAGACGAGCATATTGAACTCGCGAGAATCTGTAAGCGAATTGCCGCCTTACAAACCGACATGGTATTAGGGTTTAATTTACAGGATATAAGATTAGAGCGAAACTAG
- a CDS encoding tetratricopeptide repeat protein, translated as MKRTCWLCFILLLSFSAPIQAKVYVSPILNEANKLLSVTPSQSLSITKQFLSTRKLVSTSSQDYTLSRDGSEQTIRTPAATIEAMQIMAMAYYALGSQHLAFQTLEEADKLSTQFGVPNQQINTLLLHAQLLWKQTYDLVRVKPFLKQINSELKKQDPNSNTIWYQQIQYDLNMFEADINAHLGDKVKTEASFLKAQNYLNNLDSVSLNIDYHLRYGQYYLDHKEYDNALKELLTTYWMAIKEGDSVELARTNRALAKLFYTRLIFDKALEHATEAADFYDNYPYSIPLSDTIKLMADTYFKQGKYNLALVNYLNMLDNESNIRSIEGVIQLRIDIANTYLKLFDFSHAEHYLSQAEKLVSQTNHTRLKVEVSLLKAALALPNNNAQQALIDSQSGLELAIALSDDSLQMHAYQIQSLAYQQQSKLKQALHAEKQFQQLWFNQQEQFNAVNEDVFRQQKDIIERSLHYSGLEANLAHLNKEYLRYQRAALILMVIAFILMCIVLRRGYLNQKIREELETQTVDLYTHPRSGLQNLKLLNAKLPKSLEQSSAVFEQWRLGELINEPLSDRLHFLMIDLPFLRNLYLKRGYLTGLEIEKKFGEHVNQHIIEPARLYHFSDGLFLYIEPKATHQHTPETLFNKIQSWIDSFEVDMNIDRHIKVGIAEYPFLPRAYTAINDKELIDILLMAIYLARKISDRNPESKSQWVHLSAIENAPAASFASNNIRQACQQAVEQGLIKIQTSGANEDIAKSILRNDDNRF; from the coding sequence ATGAAAAGAACCTGCTGGCTATGTTTTATCCTGTTACTATCGTTCAGTGCGCCTATCCAAGCTAAGGTCTATGTTTCGCCAATCCTGAATGAAGCCAACAAATTACTCAGTGTCACCCCAAGCCAGTCTCTTAGCATTACCAAACAATTTCTTTCTACTCGAAAATTAGTCTCCACCAGTAGTCAAGATTACACTCTATCGCGAGACGGCAGTGAACAAACTATTCGAACCCCAGCGGCCACTATTGAAGCGATGCAAATCATGGCAATGGCCTATTACGCTTTAGGTTCTCAGCATCTTGCTTTTCAAACTCTAGAAGAGGCCGATAAATTATCAACACAGTTTGGGGTGCCCAACCAACAAATTAATACCCTTCTTTTACATGCCCAACTTCTATGGAAACAAACTTATGATCTAGTCAGAGTGAAACCATTCTTAAAGCAAATCAATAGTGAATTAAAAAAGCAAGATCCCAATTCCAACACCATTTGGTATCAGCAGATTCAATACGATCTCAATATGTTTGAAGCGGATATCAACGCTCATTTAGGAGACAAGGTAAAAACTGAAGCCTCATTTCTAAAAGCTCAAAACTACCTTAATAATCTAGATTCCGTGAGTTTAAACATTGATTACCATCTTCGTTATGGTCAGTATTACCTTGACCACAAAGAATATGATAATGCCTTAAAAGAGCTTCTCACGACTTATTGGATGGCAATAAAAGAAGGTGATAGCGTTGAACTTGCACGTACCAACCGAGCACTTGCTAAACTTTTCTATACTCGACTGATTTTTGATAAAGCGTTAGAACATGCAACAGAAGCAGCCGACTTTTATGATAATTACCCATATTCCATTCCCTTGTCTGACACCATCAAATTAATGGCGGATACTTATTTCAAACAAGGTAAATACAACCTTGCTTTAGTCAATTACCTGAACATGCTTGATAATGAGTCAAACATACGTTCAATCGAAGGGGTCATACAATTACGTATTGATATTGCTAACACGTACTTAAAGTTGTTTGACTTCAGTCATGCTGAACATTACTTATCTCAAGCAGAAAAATTGGTCTCTCAAACCAATCATACTCGGTTAAAAGTGGAGGTCAGCTTATTAAAAGCAGCATTAGCACTGCCGAATAATAATGCACAACAAGCTTTAATCGACAGCCAATCTGGATTAGAACTAGCGATAGCGTTAAGCGATGACTCACTGCAAATGCATGCTTATCAAATTCAATCCCTTGCTTATCAACAACAAAGTAAACTCAAACAAGCACTACATGCAGAAAAGCAATTCCAACAACTGTGGTTTAACCAGCAAGAACAGTTTAATGCCGTAAATGAAGATGTATTCAGACAGCAAAAAGATATTATAGAGAGATCCCTTCATTACTCAGGGTTAGAAGCTAACCTCGCACATCTAAATAAGGAATATTTAAGATACCAACGAGCTGCCCTTATTTTAATGGTGATTGCTTTTATATTGATGTGTATTGTGCTCCGCAGGGGCTATTTAAATCAAAAAATTCGTGAAGAGCTCGAAACGCAAACCGTTGATCTCTACACACACCCTCGTTCAGGTTTACAAAACTTAAAATTATTGAATGCCAAACTGCCTAAATCTCTTGAACAAAGTAGCGCAGTGTTTGAGCAATGGCGTTTAGGCGAATTAATAAATGAACCATTAAGTGATCGCTTACATTTCTTAATGATCGATCTTCCTTTCTTACGTAATTTATACCTAAAACGTGGTTACTTAACGGGGCTTGAGATTGAGAAAAAATTCGGTGAGCATGTTAATCAACACATCATTGAACCGGCGAGGTTATATCACTTCTCTGATGGCTTATTTTTATATATTGAACCTAAAGCAACCCACCAACATACGCCTGAAACCCTGTTCAATAAAATACAATCGTGGATCGATAGCTTTGAAGTTGACATGAACATTGATCGCCACATTAAAGTAGGAATAGCTGAATATCCTTTTCTTCCAAGGGCTTACACAGCCATTAATGATAAAGAATTAATTGATATTTTATTGATGGCAATTTATCTCGCCAGAAAAATCAGCGACCGTAATCCAGAAAGTAAATCACAATGGGTACACCTTTCTGCGATTGAAAATGCCCCTGCAGCAAGTTTTGCCAGCAACAATATTCGTCAAGCTTGTCAGCAAGCTGTCGAACAAGGATTAATTAAGATCCAAACCTCCGGAGCCAATGAGGACATTGCTAAGAGTATTTTGCGCAATGACGATAATCGCTTTTAA
- the ispA gene encoding (2E,6E)-farnesyl diphosphate synthase, protein MTISLADYQERNNQQLNQWLDSIPHQQQTLTKAMRYGLLLGGKRVRPYLVYITGELFGLKSSDLDTPASAIECIHAYSLIHDDLPAMDDDELRRGKPTCHIEFDEAIAILTGDALQTLAFTILTEGPLSTVSEPHRITLIKELAKASGSLGMCMGQSLDLEAENRLVSLEELEEIHRNKTGALIKCAIRMGALCAGEKGIEALPHLDRYANAIGLAFQVQDDILDIISDTETLGKPQGSDQNLNKSTYPALLGLEGAVEKAQSLLQESLQALQAIPYNTQSLEEFARYAVDRSH, encoded by the coding sequence ATGACCATTTCTCTGGCTGACTATCAAGAAAGAAATAACCAACAATTAAACCAGTGGTTAGACAGTATCCCACACCAGCAACAAACCCTAACGAAAGCAATGCGTTATGGCTTACTACTGGGAGGTAAACGTGTACGCCCTTACTTGGTGTATATCACTGGTGAACTTTTTGGCCTGAAATCAAGTGATTTAGATACGCCAGCCTCAGCCATTGAATGCATTCATGCCTATTCGCTCATTCACGATGATCTCCCAGCCATGGATGATGACGAATTACGTCGTGGGAAACCAACATGCCACATTGAATTTGATGAAGCCATTGCCATTTTAACTGGTGATGCCCTACAAACGTTAGCTTTTACCATTTTAACCGAAGGCCCACTTTCGACTGTGAGCGAGCCACATCGCATCACTTTAATTAAAGAACTCGCCAAAGCTTCAGGCTCTCTTGGTATGTGTATGGGGCAATCACTCGATTTAGAAGCCGAAAATCGTCTTGTTTCTCTCGAAGAATTAGAAGAGATTCACCGTAATAAAACGGGGGCGTTAATAAAATGCGCAATTAGAATGGGCGCGCTTTGTGCAGGGGAAAAAGGCATCGAAGCTTTACCTCACTTAGACCGTTACGCCAATGCCATCGGCCTTGCCTTTCAAGTTCAAGATGACATTCTCGATATTATCAGCGACACCGAGACCTTAGGAAAACCTCAAGGTTCAGATCAAAACTTAAACAAGAGTACTTATCCTGCTCTGCTAGGATTAGAAGGTGCGGTAGAAAAAGCACAAAGCTTGTTACAAGAATCACTACAAGCCTTGCAAGCGATACCTTACAATACTCAGTCACTTGAAGAGTTCGCCCGATACGCAGTCGATCGCAGCCACTAA
- the ppnN gene encoding nucleotide 5'-monophosphate nucleosidase PpnN translates to MITQISPMGSLDLLSQLEVSKLKKAASSDLYQLYRSCSLAVLNSGSHTDNSEELLRQYESFEIEVMRRERGMKLELIDPPEHAFVDGTIIKGIQAHLFSVLRDIVFLHVQLADSQRLHLTDSAQITNLVFGILRNAKALHPGIEPNVVVCWGGHSINPVEYQYTREVGNELGLREMNICTGCGPGAMEGPMKGAAVGHAKQRYPYQRYIGLTEPSIIAAEPPNPIVNELIIMPDIEKRLEGFARMGHGIIIFPGGPGTAEELLYILGILMHPNNADQPLPLVLTGPKESEAYFRSIDQFIHDTLGPEAQKHYQIVIGDPSRAARIIKDAMPKVKEHRKAHEDAYSFNWSLYIAPDFQAPFEPTHESMAALDLHLDQPAEKLAANLRKAFSGIVAGNVKSEGIREIKKYGPFIIDGDRSLMEKMDTLLGDFVEQQRMKLPGSEYVPCYRIAR, encoded by the coding sequence ATGATCACACAAATAAGCCCAATGGGCAGTTTAGATTTATTATCTCAATTAGAAGTGAGCAAATTAAAAAAAGCAGCCTCTAGTGACCTTTATCAGCTCTATCGCAGCTGTTCACTTGCGGTCTTAAATTCAGGCAGCCATACCGATAACTCCGAAGAACTTCTTCGACAATATGAATCATTTGAAATTGAAGTGATGCGTCGTGAACGCGGAATGAAATTAGAACTTATCGACCCACCAGAGCATGCTTTTGTTGATGGCACGATCATTAAAGGTATTCAAGCTCACTTATTTTCCGTATTACGCGATATCGTATTCTTACATGTACAGCTTGCCGATAGCCAACGCCTACACTTAACCGATTCAGCTCAAATCACCAATTTAGTCTTTGGTATTTTACGCAATGCTAAAGCACTGCACCCCGGTATCGAACCGAATGTCGTCGTGTGTTGGGGTGGGCATTCCATCAACCCAGTCGAATATCAATACACTCGTGAAGTCGGCAATGAACTTGGCTTACGTGAAATGAACATTTGTACGGGTTGTGGTCCTGGTGCGATGGAAGGGCCAATGAAAGGCGCAGCAGTCGGCCATGCTAAACAACGCTACCCTTATCAACGTTATATCGGATTAACAGAACCATCAATCATTGCCGCTGAGCCACCAAACCCCATTGTCAATGAATTGATCATCATGCCGGATATTGAAAAACGTCTAGAAGGTTTTGCTCGAATGGGCCATGGCATCATAATCTTCCCAGGTGGCCCAGGAACGGCAGAAGAACTTTTATATATTTTGGGTATTTTAATGCACCCGAATAATGCAGATCAACCTTTACCCTTAGTGCTAACTGGCCCGAAAGAGAGCGAAGCCTACTTCCGCTCTATCGATCAGTTCATCCATGACACATTAGGCCCAGAAGCCCAAAAGCATTACCAAATCGTGATAGGGGATCCTTCGCGAGCGGCGCGTATAATTAAAGATGCAATGCCAAAAGTAAAAGAACATCGTAAAGCACATGAAGATGCTTATAGCTTTAACTGGTCTTTATATATTGCGCCAGATTTTCAAGCTCCATTTGAACCAACACATGAATCCATGGCGGCACTAGATTTACACTTAGATCAGCCTGCCGAAAAACTGGCTGCCAATTTGCGTAAAGCATTTTCAGGCATTGTTGCAGGAAACGTCAAATCAGAAGGTATCCGTGAAATTAAAAAATACGGACCATTCATTATTGACGGTGATCGCAGCTTGATGGAAAAAATGGACACCTTACTTGGCGACTTTGTTGAACAACAACGTATGAAGCTACCCGGTTCAGAATACGTTCCTTGCTATCGTATTGCTCGATAA